In the Salmo trutta chromosome 13, fSalTru1.1, whole genome shotgun sequence genome, CGTGCAATCATTATTGTTTTGctcatttttttcatttctttaacgtttatttaactaggcaagtcagttaagaacaaattcgtatttacaatgacggcctccgtAGACCACAGAAAACGTTACACGCACGTAAAGGCGTGTAGACCGGCTGGAATGCAACATTTCAGACATACAGTTGCAAGAATGTAGCTGCATTGAGATTGCAAGTAGCGCGTCTTTTTTGATAGCAAATGTTCGCATCCGGTTTTACACAACAATCAATCGTAGTTTGTAATGCAAAAAATGCCTCAATATACAATGGTTATTTTCTCTAATCTGCTAtactcataaaatgtattttaaacatgtACCAAATTGAGCTTTCACAAAGGGGACAAACACTGAAGTAGAACACAGAAACAGGGAAACATTTTTGAAAAGGTTCTGTTGGATGACCTTATACCTTCACTTGTTCTTTTTAAAAGCTGCTTGCTCctacctctcttcccctctgtgttgtctgtgtagGCTGTGGACCTCAGTAAACCCATAGACAAGCGTATCTACAAGGGCACCCAGCCCACCTGCCATGACTTCAACCAGTACTCTGCCACAAAAGACAGTGTGGCCCTCATTGTGGGCTTCTCAGCAGGCCAGGTTCAATACCTGGACCCCATTAAGAAGGAGACAAGCAAGCTCTTCAATgaggaggtctgtctgtctgtctgtctgtctgtctgtctgtctgtctgtctgtctgtctgtctgtctgtgtgtctgtctgtctgtctgtgtgtctgtctgtgtgtgttgggagggggGTTGAGCTATAGCCTATGTCTGTGTTGCCATTTGCGTTATTTCATTGGAATATTTGGAAAACTGCAAATACTTTTTCAAGAGCTGCTCTTTTGAAGTACTGCCTGCCTTCTTGGAGAATGATATTCTTAAAGGCCCAATGTAGCCATGTTTATAtaaatatcaaatcatttatgagtaacaattaagtactttactgtaatacatttacattaaaatgggggaaaaaatgtttttttagcaaAAAACATTCTAAAGCAAAAGTGTTTCTAGTGAAACTGAAAACAAGCTGTTATTGACAGAGGTTTGGAACTGTCTTTGTTATTGGTTTATTAACTTTTTTACAGAATGCTGAAGTCACCATGGAAATCCAAACCTGCTGATTTTAGAAGgccctgtgtagattgtattttcaaccagcaactatcaggattTAACACTGATAACAtttttcatcagctgttgtacaatatgatattaAAAACAGAATTTTTACTGCACTGGGACTTTAATTCAATTCAGATGATAGAGTGTGATGATGATAAAGAGTACTTGGTTTCTCCTCTAAGTCAATGAACCTCCTCCGGAGCACGATATCTAAATCCACTCTCTCTGctgttctgtctctgtcacaGAGCTCAGATATACCAACATGCCTCACTTTTATCATAGGATAACATAGAAACAGGTGATGATATACAGGACCCTCTGTAGTTATTGGGACCGTGAAGCGtttcttcttttggctctatGCTTAAAAATTTTGGaaacaatgactgaggttaaagtgcatactttaaatttgagggtattttcatccatatcggatgaaccgtttagaaattacagcatctTTTTGTACATATTCCCTCTATAGGCgagcaaaagtattgggacaaattcacatgtgtagtatttagtcccatattcatagcatgcaatgactacatcaagcttgggACTCCACATTTTtgggatgcatttgctgttcGTTCTGGTTGTGTTtttatttcaaatccaaactttgAGTATAGAGCTAAAATAGGAACTAATGGTTCACTGTATGTCTGGTTGTCCGGACAAACCCTGGTCCTGGACTTAAAGCACTTTGAATGGAGAATCTCCCTTGAACATGCTTCTTTGTCCAGGACTAGGCGTAATCTATGTCTAGGAAGCCAACCCATAGTCTTTCACTCCAGATGTCATTTCATTTGGGCTGTTGTTTTTTTAACACTAGTTTATGAGGATATATAACCTCTAACAGTTCAGATATTAGTTACAGTTGTTGTGACACCTGCTGTCCTCTTTCAGATAAATCTCTTACCACTGTCACTGAACAGAGCATATAAGCTTATCAAATGTACCAGTGTTGCTAATATCAAATTCTTCATGTCACCTTTCAGAGGATGATAGACAAGTCCAAGGTGACCTGTCTGAAATGGCTACCCAAGTCCGAGAACCTGTTCCTGGCCTCTTACGCCAGTggccacctctacctctacaacGTGGAGCACCCATGTGGCACCGCCGCCCCACAGTACTCCCTGCTCCGCCAGGGCGAGGGCTTTGCAGTCTATTCCTGCAAGACGAAGACGCCCCGAAACCCGCTGCTGCGCTGGGCCGTGGGCGACGGAGGCCTCAACGAGTTCGCCTTCTCGCCGGACGGCGTGCATGTGGCGTGTGTGGGCCAGGACGGTTGCCTGCGCGTCTTCCACTTTGACTCCATGGAGCTGCAGGGCGTGATGAAGAGCTACTTCGGCGGCCTGCTGTGCGTCTCCTGGAGCCCCGACGGCAAATACCTGGCCACGGGAGGCGAGGACGACCTGGTGACGGTGTGGTCGTTCGCAGAGAGCCGTGTGGTGGCCCGGGGACACGGCCACAAGTCCTGGGTGAACGTGGTGGCCTTTGACCCCTTCACCACCAGCCTGGAGGACGAGGAGCCCATGGAGCTGAGCGGCAGCGAGGAGGACCTACAGCAGGGGCCGCTGCACTTTGGCCGCGTGCGCACCAGCAGCACGCTGTCACGCCTCTCCCGCCACAGCTCCAAGGGAGGCTCGCCCTCCGTCACCTACCGCTTCGGCTCGGTGGGCCAGGACACCCAGTTCTGCCTGTGGGACCTGACGGATGACGTGCTGTACCCTCGGCTGCCCCTGTCCCGGGCCCTCACCAACACCTTCAgccccaccatccctccctctgtcagCAGCACCATCAACAACACTACAGGTGGAGGGGTCGTAGGAGTAGGAGGGGTAGAGGGCCATCACCACCCGACCACTAACCCCCACCAGCCACCCCCCATGCCCCTGCCACTCCCCCGCTCCCTGTCGCGCTCCAACTCCCTCCCCCACCCCGCCGTGGCCAACGTCTCTAAGGGCCAGAGCACGacggagggtgggggagggagtggagggggaaACGCCACCCCCTTCAGTATCGGCCGCTTCGCCACGCTCTCCCTGCAGGAGCGTAAGTCGGACAAGTCTGGAGGGAGCGGCGTGAGCGGGGAGAAGGAGCACAAGCGCTACCATAGCCTGGGCAACATCAGCAAGAGCAACGACAAGATCAACGTAGCGCCACGCAGCAGTCGCCTGGACGCCGCCAAAGTCCTAGGCACCACCCTGTGTCCGCGGATGCACGAGGTGCCCCTGCTGGAGCCCCTGGTGTGTAAGAAGATCGCCCACGAGAGGCTGACCGTGCTGGTGTTCATGGATGACTGCATCATCACCGCGTGCCAGGAGGGCCTCATCTGCACCTGGGCACGGCCGGGTAAAGCGGTGAGTCCTGCGCCCAGCGTCCGTAACGTTATGGTAGCAAAACATCTATCAATGAATAATGCTCTTTAGGCTGTCCTATCAGCTTTTAGTTTACTAGTTTATACTCCAGGTTATTAGAAAGGACTTGAGGGTATTTATGGATTACTTGCCATGAGTCTAAACGTTCTtccttcttttctctccctccgtgATGCTGCCTGCCCCCCTCATCCAGAACTTGACAGCACAGAACGGGAACTCTCCCAGTGGCACAGTGGTATAGCTGGAAGTGGAACTttgcactccccccccccccccccccaccaaaccCCCATCATGGCTGAAGAGGGGCCAGCATCTGCATCCTATCATCCCAGTATTGACCCCTGATGTATCCCCGTGCCTCTTCTCAGCCTCTCACCGCTTCTCTTTAGGAAGACTACAAAACAAAAACGGGGACCGTCCCCCTTTTCCCAGAAGCATAGAGAAGGCCGACTCCTCTCCACCCTGCAAACACTACAAAagtaattgtattttatttatttaccttaTCTCAAGACTGAAGTAATTTATATTGTAAATAATACGAATACTCTATCAATACAGAGGACAAAGAGTATCAAAATATTGACTCAAGCAAgtggaaaataataaaatattactATATGTAGATCCTATATTGTACATAGCGACACAGTTAACATTGAATGTCTGCAGTTAGGGACCTTAAGATGTAGTGTTTCTGTGTGATAGAGTTCCTTGATTTGTGTCTCTTGAAGCAAACTTGTTTGTCGATGAAGATGGACGCATTTAGGGTCTCTGGCATCAAAGACTTCACCCTTGTGCAGTACGGAGAGCAATCTTCCTATGGCTGCTACTGAACTCTTCAGCTGAGACTGTCCGCTCCAGAATGATACTTGTTCCTAACATTACTGCACAGTGACACACCGTGCGCTTTCAAGCAGTGTAGCATCCATTAGCCTCCATTCCCCCTCACACCTGTAATGCCTCTTGCAAGATTTTGCACATTCAACATTGGTCATTTTAGCCCACAAAAGGAAACTGGCGGCAATTTGTCTTGTGATTTTCCTTTTGTGTTTTGTTAATTGACATGGCTTTTATTTCATGTCATTTTAAGCTACTAATTCTATCTCGGCTGTATTATTTGTGGATTATTCTGTGTACGTGACATCCATGATATTCTACCAACCTGGATAAATGACAATGATAAGTGGGTCTTGCATCAAGCCATTGTTTTACCTAGAAATGATTTCATGTGTGGGGTTTGAGGTTCAGTATGCTGAAAGGCATGCGACTCACATGAGTCAAAGCTACCGGTGTCATAACACCAGACTAGAAATGGTGGTGGAACAACTCAAATCATTTGTAGAGAAGAAGTGACTTTGTGTGTTTAGGATCTGGCCAGTTAAGAACACTGTTGATAATGGAATGTACACTGAAGAATACCCATtttattagtgtgtgtgtatgtcctaaTAACAGTTATGTGAAATGGCAAAAGGTGACACTAAAACCATCAACACTAAAATCATTTACTGTACACTGAAGAATACTTTCTGATTGAAGGTATATTTCAATACTGCAAGAGAATGGGAACTAACCATTATATGCCAAGGGAAGAAAATACATTCCATTTGTTTTTCTTTTTGACCGTTTACAGACCATAGcatgtaatgtatttttttattttattcagtgTGCGttatacacacacttacacctGAGGTGGTAAAGTTAGTGGCAAATTATATCACAGTATTAAGTTTGTATATAGGGGGTCTGTTATTAAAATTCTAAACCCAAATGCTACCCGTTATTCTCAGGCTATATCCATCTCATTGATTTGCAATAGGAATATCTGAATCGAATTCTGTTTTTTGTAGTTATAAACTCTCCAGGCTCTTGCACTTTATAATCACAAAATATAGTTTTCTTGTCATCCAATATCTATCTTGTTATCAAAGTTAAGTTTTTCATGACTTTGATAAATGTGCAGCTTTATGACAAAATGCAAATAGTTTCTTTAACATTGAAACCCTGTCATGATTGTTGTCATCTTGGGCATCTTTCGTGACATGTTGAGTCAAAAACATGCCAGAGAATGGTAATTTAAACAAAGAGCAATATGTAGACAGATATACTTGCatgtgacagagacagacaggcttgtgtTTGAGTTTGCAATGAgagtttttattttactgggttGTAAGATTGAGTCCAGAGAAATTACATTGAATAGGATGAAAACTGTCTCTTGCTCAGACAAGGTAAGCAGAGAAACAAACCACTGTATGCACTCTGACTTTCAGAACAAATGACATGGAGCACATGTATTGACAGATCTGTGTAATTTATCTGCCAGTCATTGTTGTTTGGAAAACACTTCACATTACCTATGCATAACTTTAAAGGAATAGCCTATGGAGTAATCGAGTAAATACAGTCACGTAGTAATGTTTGGTAATACATGTGTATGAAGAACATCATGAAAAGTGTGAAAGTTGCTCACTTTAGCATGTCATTAAGGGACAGGTAAATTACTGGGGGGGGGTCCAACTCCAGGTGcctccccttgtactgtaaaatagGTTGCACACCATCCCCCTCATTGAATTAACTCAAAAATAATGTTTACAACCACAGATAACTGTagcgaccctgtgtttataaGCGTGGATATTGACTTTGCCACTACCAGCATGCTTTTATGGTGCAGTTGAGGCCATGCACAGCTAAGGTTGAGGGTTTGCCGACCACCACAGAGGAGCTCACTCtctctgcctgtttcattacactacgatcagagccAGCTGCAGACGATCAGCTAAGGGGAAATAAGATTTTCAAAATGTAAATGctatataattatataaaatatatgcaatgCATTTTCCAACAACACATTTCTGTGCCAATTCCCCAAACAACCAATAAGCAAAGCATAGTCCTGCGTACCAACTTCGGGCTCTTCAAAATCATGGTTTGCGTTTACAACACCAAAATCAAATAGACTATGTCAATCTcgacaaaaataaaatacatcccTTCCTACCTTGTACCCAGTATCAAAGGCTTGACAATCTCAGAATGTCCAGTTGTTGGTGTTGTGTAGCAGTTTCCGTTCATCAGCCTGAATGCTGGAGTTATATTGGAGTGGAGTGGATGAGCGTGTGCAGGTAGCCTGTAGGAGACTTCTGAACTAGCctaatcagatgaaaacattggTACTGGGCACAGCACATCATTTCAACGTGGAGAAGTGGGTAATATTAGGTTGAAACGTTGATTAATCAGATTCCAACCTattttcacccactcaaaaacaGCCAAAAGtgtgttgaattcccaatgtgttatcactatgccttcaaccatctaaaagcacaaccaaattccaatggaaaatcaTTGTAAAATGTTGTTTATTTAAGTACATCTGAATAtacacaaccaaatgacctggattgcagaaagttgagattacattaaagtacatggtgcaagtgcgTTTTTGAGATTTGTGCAGATTATTATAACAATTTCAAGATTTCTACAGACATGCTGAATTGTGTTTGATTGTCAAAGCAACCAAATAtaaacatttgaaggagatgtatgtTCTGATTGGATAgctccatctgtgccactgagcCTGGCTTTAactccagtttgtctacaaattaataattgatatgttggattcacatctccatttcaaccaaaaatctaaattgaGGTATAGGACtacattttaaatgtactttaaatacagtttgatttaatcctattctttaacttttatttttggttgagatgtgaatccaacattttatacaaggtttgtctatgttgaaattaCATACCATCATGACATAATCCTGTGATTGAAATGATTTATCCTCAAAGCAACAGTTTATGTTGATGACTTtcttcaaatccaatgtatttcccACATAGATTACAAgtcacaatacattgacaaattacgtggaaacaatttgactccaatgcatcccacagttgtgtcaagttgcctggatgtcctttggatagtggaccattcttgacacacacaggaaactgttgagtgtgaagaacccagcagcgttgcagttcttaacacactcaaaccggtgcgccttgcACCTGCTACCATgctctgttcaaaggcacttaaatcttttgtcttgcacattcaccctctgaatggcacacatacacaatccatgtctcaa is a window encoding:
- the LOC115206128 gene encoding WD repeat-containing protein 20-like; amino-acid sequence: MTLEEGLSTCSLNSSVLKMRLKTHSFLGSTGSLTMPVAPIFIVVSIIISRSKFQFPVRLVCRLLKMAGDGGALKDINEIKSQFRTREGFYKLLTLSDSQQRGGLPRGLSAGTTVGPGGGPGSIPGGGLGLVQGPGAASSSNAAANSSPAGFLPPVRVSMVKLQPEDPSEESERVCFNIGRELYFYTYTNIKKAVDLSKPIDKRIYKGTQPTCHDFNQYSATKDSVALIVGFSAGQVQYLDPIKKETSKLFNEERMIDKSKVTCLKWLPKSENLFLASYASGHLYLYNVEHPCGTAAPQYSLLRQGEGFAVYSCKTKTPRNPLLRWAVGDGGLNEFAFSPDGVHVACVGQDGCLRVFHFDSMELQGVMKSYFGGLLCVSWSPDGKYLATGGEDDLVTVWSFAESRVVARGHGHKSWVNVVAFDPFTTSLEDEEPMELSGSEEDLQQGPLHFGRVRTSSTLSRLSRHSSKGGSPSVTYRFGSVGQDTQFCLWDLTDDVLYPRLPLSRALTNTFSPTIPPSVSSTINNTTGGGVVGVGGVEGHHHPTTNPHQPPPMPLPLPRSLSRSNSLPHPAVANVSKGQSTTEGGGGSGGGNATPFSIGRFATLSLQERKSDKSGGSGVSGEKEHKRYHSLGNISKSNDKINVAPRSSRLDAAKVLGTTLCPRMHEVPLLEPLVCKKIAHERLTVLVFMDDCIITACQEGLICTWARPGKANLTAQNGNSPSGTVV